The following are encoded in a window of Amphibacillus xylanus NBRC 15112 genomic DNA:
- the plsY gene encoding glycerol-3-phosphate 1-O-acyltransferase PlsY, whose protein sequence is MWPYVLLIILSYLIGSIPSALIVGKLFYQTDIREHGSGNLGGTNTFRVLGKKAGFIVTLADILKGTLAVTLPIILGFPEINPLIVGVFAVIGHMYPIFANFRGGKAVATSGGLILGINPLVFLIVLLSFFVMLMISKYVSLSSMSAGVIGVLTTIILKEYELLIVASILTVFIFYRHRANIKRIINKTEPKVPWP, encoded by the coding sequence ATGTGGCCTTATGTACTATTAATTATTCTATCCTATCTGATTGGCTCGATTCCATCAGCGCTAATCGTAGGAAAATTATTCTATCAAACAGATATACGTGAACATGGAAGTGGAAATCTTGGAGGAACAAATACATTTCGCGTATTAGGGAAAAAAGCAGGGTTTATTGTTACTCTTGCTGATATATTAAAAGGAACGCTTGCTGTCACGTTACCAATTATTTTAGGCTTTCCTGAAATCAATCCGTTAATAGTCGGAGTATTTGCTGTAATTGGGCATATGTATCCAATATTCGCTAATTTCAGAGGTGGAAAAGCAGTTGCTACTTCTGGTGGTCTAATACTTGGGATTAATCCTCTTGTATTTTTAATTGTGCTATTGAGCTTTTTTGTTATGTTAATGATTAGCAAATATGTTTCGTTATCATCAATGTCTGCTGGAGTAATTGGTGTGTTAACGACAATTATTTTAAAGGAATATGAGCTCTTAATTGTTGCTTCTATACTTACCGTATTTATCTTTTATCGACATCGCGCAAATATTAAACGAATCATTAATAAAACAGAGCCGAAAGTCCCTTGGCCATAA
- the parE gene encoding DNA topoisomerase IV subunit B, giving the protein MSSRETLYTDDSIQVLEGLEAVRKRPGMYIGSTDARGLHHLVFEIVDNAVDEALAGFGNKITVTIHKDNRISISDEGRGMPIGMHQSGKSTPEVILTVLHAGGKFSEGGYKTAGGLHGVGASVVNALSEELIVTIQRDGKIVQQKFINGGQVASPLTQIGTTKKTGTTIQFKPDASIFSTTSFQYEILAERLRESAFLLKGIQIELNDERTQNKETFQYPEGLKSFIEYLNEEKDSLHSVVYFEGKQQNIEVDFAFQFNDGYAENMLSFVNNVRTKDGGTHEVGAKAAITRVFNDYARKNNLLKEKDKNLEGNDIREGLTAVVSVRIPEESLQFEGQTKARLGTSEARSAVDAVVSEHLAYFLEENANKAVVLIKKALQAREARELARKAREDARSGKNRKRRSSLLSGKLTPAQSRRPDRNELYLVEGDSAGGSAKQGRDRKFQAILPLRGKVINTEKAKVEDILKNEEIATIIHTIGAGVAGDFNLEDVQYDKIIIMTDADTDGAHIQVLLLTFFYRYMRELVEAGKVYIALPPLYKISKGKGKKEEIHYAWNEEELRRITNNIGSGYTLQRYKGLGEMNADQLWDTTMNPETRTLIRVTIDDVARTERRVTTLMGNKVAPRRKWIESNVEFGLDEETNIIDNENIHS; this is encoded by the coding sequence TTGAGTAGTAGAGAAACATTGTATACAGATGATTCAATTCAAGTATTAGAAGGTTTAGAAGCCGTTAGAAAAAGACCAGGAATGTATATCGGTTCAACAGATGCAAGAGGATTACACCATCTTGTTTTTGAAATTGTCGATAATGCTGTTGACGAAGCGTTAGCTGGTTTCGGAAATAAAATTACAGTCACCATTCATAAAGATAATCGCATTTCTATTTCTGATGAAGGAAGAGGGATGCCGATTGGTATGCACCAGTCTGGGAAATCAACGCCGGAAGTTATTTTAACCGTACTTCATGCTGGTGGTAAGTTTAGTGAGGGTGGTTACAAAACTGCTGGAGGGCTTCATGGCGTTGGAGCTTCTGTCGTGAATGCGTTATCAGAAGAACTTATTGTAACCATTCAGCGAGATGGGAAAATCGTTCAACAAAAGTTTATTAATGGTGGACAAGTAGCTAGTCCATTGACGCAAATTGGTACAACTAAAAAGACAGGAACTACTATTCAATTTAAGCCTGATGCGTCAATTTTTTCGACAACTAGTTTTCAATATGAAATATTAGCAGAACGGCTACGAGAATCTGCCTTTTTATTAAAAGGTATTCAAATAGAACTTAATGATGAGCGTACTCAAAATAAAGAGACTTTTCAATATCCAGAAGGATTAAAATCATTTATTGAATATTTAAATGAGGAAAAAGACAGCCTTCATTCGGTCGTCTATTTTGAAGGAAAGCAACAAAATATTGAGGTTGATTTTGCCTTTCAATTTAATGATGGTTATGCTGAAAATATGCTATCGTTCGTTAACAATGTGCGAACTAAAGATGGCGGTACTCATGAGGTTGGAGCAAAAGCAGCGATAACTCGAGTATTTAATGACTATGCAAGGAAAAATAATTTACTAAAAGAAAAAGACAAAAACTTAGAAGGAAACGACATCCGCGAAGGCTTAACTGCAGTCGTATCAGTTCGAATTCCAGAGGAAAGCTTACAGTTTGAAGGGCAAACGAAAGCAAGATTAGGTACTTCAGAAGCACGTTCTGCTGTTGATGCAGTTGTTTCTGAGCATTTAGCGTATTTCCTTGAGGAAAACGCTAATAAAGCTGTGGTATTAATTAAAAAGGCACTTCAAGCGCGAGAAGCGAGGGAATTAGCAAGAAAAGCTAGAGAAGATGCACGATCAGGCAAGAATCGGAAGCGACGTTCTTCTTTATTAAGCGGTAAACTTACACCTGCTCAATCCAGAAGGCCAGATCGTAATGAATTATATTTAGTCGAGGGTGATTCAGCAGGCGGTTCAGCTAAGCAAGGCCGAGATCGTAAGTTCCAAGCCATTTTGCCATTACGAGGTAAAGTAATTAATACGGAAAAAGCAAAAGTAGAAGATATCTTAAAAAATGAGGAAATTGCTACAATCATTCATACAATTGGTGCAGGAGTAGCAGGAGATTTTAATTTAGAAGACGTACAATATGACAAAATTATCATTATGACGGATGCCGACACTGATGGTGCCCATATTCAAGTGCTTTTATTAACATTCTTCTATCGCTATATGCGTGAGCTTGTTGAAGCAGGTAAAGTGTATATTGCCTTACCACCTTTGTATAAAATCTCTAAGGGTAAAGGGAAGAAAGAAGAAATTCACTATGCATGGAACGAAGAAGAACTTAGACGAATTACTAATAACATTGGTTCAGGATATACTTTACAAAGATATAAAGGTTTAGGAGAAATGAATGCTGATCAATTATGGGATACGACTATGAATCCAGAAACGAGAACGCTAATTAGAGTTACAATCGATGATGTTGCGCGTACAGAAAGACGTGTAACAACATTAATGGGGAATAAAGTAGCGCCAAGACGTAAATGGATAGAGTCAAATGTTGAATTTGGTCTCGATGAAGAAACAAATATTATTGATAATGAAAATATCCATAGTTGA
- a CDS encoding flavin reductase family protein, translating to MIDSKLFRKAMGRFATGITVVSTLDQKTEEVKGITVNAFMSISLDPYLIAISIRNQSSMITQLNENDQFGVSVLGEDQEKYSMIFANQIKSDQPVEFDWVDNTPVLPDALVQLVCEKESEVVAGDHTVYIAKVKKIVTKEGDPLIYYNGEYRELN from the coding sequence ATGATTGATTCAAAGTTATTCCGTAAGGCTATGGGACGATTTGCAACAGGAATAACAGTTGTAAGTACATTAGATCAGAAAACCGAAGAAGTTAAAGGAATTACAGTTAATGCATTTATGTCTATATCGTTAGATCCATATTTAATTGCAATTTCAATCAGAAATCAATCATCGATGATCACTCAATTAAACGAAAATGATCAATTCGGTGTTAGTGTTCTTGGAGAAGATCAAGAAAAGTATTCTATGATTTTTGCAAATCAGATCAAATCAGATCAACCAGTTGAATTTGACTGGGTCGATAATACCCCAGTTTTACCAGACGCGTTAGTTCAATTAGTATGTGAGAAAGAGTCTGAAGTTGTCGCAGGGGATCATACTGTATACATAGCGAAAGTGAAAAAAATTGTCACCAAAGAAGGCGACCCATTGATTTATTATAATGGAGAGTATCGAGAATTAAATTAA
- the parC gene encoding DNA topoisomerase IV subunit A: MSVTRNYLDLSLEEVIGDRFGRYSKYIIQDRALPDARDGLKPVQRRILYAMYKDKNTHDQNFRKSAKTVGNVIGNYHPHGDSSVYDAMVRLSADWKMRNPLIEMHGNNGSIDGDPPAAMRYTEARLSAIAGQLLRDINKDTVDYIPNFDDSLEEPVILPARFPNLLVNGSTGISAGYATDIPPHNLTEVIDAVIKLIDKPDVTVEELMNVVKGPDFPTGGIIQGKDGLLEAYRTGKGKIYLRGRAEIEEMRSGRKRIVIEEIPYEVNKANLVKKIDELRLDRKVEGIAEIRDETDRTGMRIVIELKKDADSTGVLNYLYKNTELQVSYHFNMVAIQDRAPKQLGLIPLLEAYLEHQKEVILRRSKFDLKKAKERAHIVEGLIKAISILDELIKVIRASKNKADAKSRIKQQFGFTEAQAESIVNLQLYRLTNTDVTQLEKESVELKNTIEQLSEIINDEFKLASVIKKDLQQIKKDFPTPRLTSVEAKVEELKINLEVTVASEDVLVSVTRDGYVKRTSLRSYAASNEEDLEIKEGDYLVGLYEMNTTDDLLIFTNQGRYIFAPVHQLPDIRWKDLAQHLSSLANLEKGEKVVNAIPIRDFTTGQYLVFFTREGMVKRSELSLYEAQRHFRPLVALNLRENDQLIHVALSNGLQDLFVVSNRGFGLRYNEAEVTPVGQRAAGVKSINLKKDEYVVSGLVLEGEAVDTHFTLVTQRGAMKRMKVTEFEQGSRTNRGQVMLRELKGKPHRVVGFIEVRPEDEVNVLTENGVLQTVHPMELSISDRYSNGSFILDTDEVGEVTQAWKKVTYQTPFKLEN, encoded by the coding sequence TTGTCAGTAACAAGAAATTATTTAGATTTGTCTTTAGAAGAAGTCATTGGTGATCGATTCGGACGATACAGTAAATATATTATTCAAGATCGTGCTTTACCGGATGCTAGAGATGGTCTAAAACCAGTACAAAGACGGATATTATATGCGATGTATAAAGATAAAAATACACACGATCAAAATTTCCGTAAATCAGCTAAAACTGTTGGGAATGTTATTGGTAATTATCATCCACATGGTGATAGCTCTGTATATGATGCGATGGTTCGATTAAGTGCAGATTGGAAAATGCGTAATCCACTAATTGAAATGCATGGTAACAACGGAAGTATTGATGGTGATCCTCCTGCAGCGATGCGTTATACTGAAGCAAGATTATCAGCAATTGCTGGTCAGCTATTGAGAGATATTAATAAAGATACTGTTGATTATATTCCGAACTTTGATGATTCTTTAGAAGAGCCAGTCATTTTACCGGCGCGCTTTCCAAATTTACTCGTCAATGGTTCAACTGGTATATCAGCAGGTTATGCAACAGATATACCACCACATAATTTAACTGAAGTGATCGATGCAGTCATTAAATTGATCGACAAACCTGATGTCACTGTTGAAGAATTAATGAACGTCGTTAAAGGACCGGACTTCCCTACTGGTGGGATCATTCAAGGTAAGGATGGACTTCTAGAAGCATATCGAACAGGTAAAGGGAAAATATACTTACGAGGTCGAGCAGAAATTGAAGAAATGCGCAGTGGCAGGAAGCGAATTGTCATTGAAGAGATCCCATATGAAGTTAATAAAGCAAACTTAGTTAAGAAAATTGACGAATTACGTTTGGATCGAAAAGTAGAAGGTATTGCTGAGATCCGTGATGAAACTGACCGAACAGGAATGAGAATCGTTATTGAATTAAAAAAGGATGCAGATAGTACTGGTGTCTTAAATTATCTATATAAGAATACGGAATTACAGGTTTCATATCACTTTAACATGGTTGCAATCCAAGATAGAGCACCAAAACAGCTTGGTTTAATTCCGTTATTAGAAGCTTATCTTGAGCATCAAAAGGAAGTTATTCTTAGAAGATCGAAATTTGATTTAAAGAAAGCCAAAGAACGTGCTCACATTGTTGAAGGATTAATTAAAGCTATTTCAATCCTAGATGAGCTTATCAAGGTTATTCGTGCTAGTAAAAATAAAGCTGATGCTAAATCAAGAATTAAGCAGCAGTTTGGTTTTACAGAAGCTCAAGCGGAGTCAATCGTTAATTTACAACTTTATCGTTTAACAAATACTGATGTAACCCAATTAGAAAAAGAATCGGTTGAATTAAAGAATACAATTGAACAATTAAGCGAAATAATTAACGATGAGTTTAAGTTAGCTTCTGTAATCAAAAAGGATTTACAGCAAATCAAAAAAGATTTCCCAACACCTCGTCTTACTTCTGTAGAAGCAAAAGTAGAAGAATTAAAGATAAACCTTGAAGTAACTGTTGCAAGCGAAGATGTTTTAGTATCGGTTACGAGAGATGGCTATGTTAAGCGAACTAGTTTACGATCATATGCGGCCTCGAATGAGGAAGATCTTGAAATCAAAGAAGGCGATTATTTAGTTGGTCTTTATGAGATGAACACAACGGATGATTTATTGATCTTTACTAATCAAGGTAGATATATCTTTGCACCGGTTCATCAATTACCTGATATTCGTTGGAAAGATCTCGCTCAACATTTATCTAGCTTAGCAAATCTTGAAAAGGGCGAAAAAGTAGTTAATGCGATTCCGATTCGCGATTTTACAACTGGTCAATATTTAGTCTTCTTCACGCGTGAAGGCATGGTTAAACGTAGTGAATTGAGTTTATATGAGGCCCAGCGTCATTTTAGACCACTAGTTGCACTAAACTTAAGAGAGAATGATCAATTGATTCATGTTGCACTGTCTAATGGTTTACAAGATTTATTTGTTGTTTCAAATCGAGGGTTTGGCTTACGCTACAATGAAGCTGAAGTTACACCGGTTGGCCAACGTGCTGCTGGAGTGAAGTCAATTAATCTTAAAAAAGATGAATATGTCGTTAGTGGCCTTGTGTTAGAAGGTGAGGCGGTTGATACTCACTTTACACTTGTAACACAAAGAGGTGCAATGAAACGAATGAAAGTAACTGAATTTGAACAAGGTTCACGAACGAATAGAGGTCAAGTTATGCTTAGGGAATTAAAAGGCAAGCCTCATCGTGTTGTTGGTTTTATCGAAGTTCGACCTGAAGATGAAGTAAATGTCTTAACTGAAAATGGTGTTTTACAAACTGTTCATCCAATGGAACTAAGTATTAGTGATCGATACAGTAACGGCTCATTTATTCTCGATACTGATGAAGTAGGAGAGGTTACACAAGCTTGGAAAAAGGTAACATATCAAACACCATTTAAGCTCGAAAATTAG
- a CDS encoding CoA-binding protein, whose protein sequence is MKPYYPNPNKLKEIFNNTKTIAVVGLSDNEERTSYKISKYMQDFGFKIIPVNPKVDEVLGEKAYTSLAEIPVPVDIVNIFRRSEFLAGIAKEAKEINPKVFWAQKGIVDESVYETYKDDFSIVMDRCIYVEYLNVNK, encoded by the coding sequence TTGAAACCATATTACCCTAATCCTAATAAACTAAAAGAGATATTTAATAATACAAAAACAATTGCTGTAGTCGGATTATCAGATAACGAAGAACGGACATCTTATAAAATTAGTAAATATATGCAAGATTTCGGTTTCAAGATCATCCCTGTTAATCCTAAAGTCGATGAAGTATTAGGAGAGAAGGCATATACTAGCTTAGCAGAAATCCCAGTGCCAGTTGATATTGTCAATATTTTTAGACGTTCTGAGTTTCTCGCAGGAATTGCAAAAGAAGCGAAAGAAATTAACCCTAAAGTATTCTGGGCTCAAAAAGGGATTGTTGATGAATCGGTTTATGAAACTTATAAAGATGATTTTAGTATCGTAATGGATCGCTGTATATATGTTGAATATTTAAACGTTAACAAATAA
- the folE2 gene encoding GTP cyclohydrolase FolE2, producing the protein MDHKERKFRQLPNKEDRLRLFGSVKPGHKTKPSNKEDMADLQNTQADFLFKLDEVGITNVKHPILINSELLPNQQSSVGSFTFSSTVDQYNKGTNMSRFTEQLHDFYERNLLSFDLNNLKIFTKELAQRLKTKDAKLEIKAPWFFERKGPSSGLAGLNYADIKVSISYLAPDQFNIIVGLKGSVTTLCPCSKEISEYSAHNQRGEVKMEIELRDDFDESKLDWKAFLLEAAESNASARLHPVLKRPDEKMVTEQAFENPRFVEDMVRLVAADLYESDDVVAFQVRCQNHESIHLHDAIASISFDKRAIQ; encoded by the coding sequence ATGGATCATAAAGAGCGAAAATTCCGTCAATTACCGAATAAAGAAGATCGGTTACGGTTATTTGGTTCTGTTAAACCAGGTCATAAAACAAAGCCAAGTAACAAGGAAGATATGGCTGATTTACAAAATACACAGGCTGATTTTTTATTTAAACTTGATGAAGTCGGAATCACAAATGTTAAGCATCCGATTCTCATAAATAGTGAACTTTTACCGAATCAACAGTCTTCAGTTGGTTCGTTTACATTTTCCTCAACTGTAGATCAATACAATAAAGGTACGAATATGAGTCGATTTACAGAGCAGTTACATGACTTTTATGAACGGAATTTATTATCATTTGATTTAAATAACTTGAAAATATTTACCAAAGAATTAGCACAACGATTAAAAACCAAAGATGCCAAATTAGAGATTAAAGCACCTTGGTTTTTCGAGCGTAAAGGTCCTAGTTCTGGTCTAGCTGGACTAAATTATGCCGATATTAAGGTTTCGATAAGCTATTTAGCTCCAGATCAATTTAATATTATAGTTGGTTTAAAAGGTAGCGTTACTACATTATGCCCTTGCTCTAAAGAAATTAGTGAGTATAGTGCGCATAATCAACGCGGTGAAGTAAAAATGGAGATTGAACTACGTGATGATTTCGATGAATCAAAGCTTGATTGGAAAGCATTCTTATTGGAAGCTGCAGAAAGTAATGCTAGTGCTAGATTACACCCTGTATTAAAGCGTCCAGATGAAAAAATGGTGACTGAACAAGCATTTGAGAATCCACGGTTTGTTGAGGACATGGTTAGATTAGTAGCAGCTGATCTCTATGAATCTGACGATGTTGTAGCTTTCCAAGTAAGATGTCAAAACCATGAATCGATTCATCTCCATGATGCAATTGCTTCTATTTCGTTTGATAAACGAGCGATCCAATAA
- the yidD gene encoding membrane protein insertion efficiency factor YidD, protein MKWLLLKIIQFYRKYISPNTPPSCRFHPTCSEYGLTAISRFGAIKGSYLTIVRILKCNPFHSGGYDPVPEKKSKKQ, encoded by the coding sequence ATGAAATGGCTATTACTAAAAATCATTCAATTTTACCGGAAATATATTAGTCCTAATACACCTCCGAGCTGCCGATTTCATCCAACTTGCTCTGAGTATGGATTAACAGCGATATCACGGTTTGGCGCGATAAAAGGATCATATTTAACCATTGTCCGAATTTTAAAGTGTAATCCATTTCACTCAGGCGGATATGACCCGGTTCCAGAGAAGAAATCTAAAAAACAATGA
- a CDS encoding IS110 family RNA-guided transposase, translated as MRCVIAFDVSRKSSTMAAYNEQGNCEFEGRLIHSKTGFSNLSKIIKDLSEKNNYTLEFVFEATGVYSAALERFLRENNLVYYSLNPLLAHLNTQSLRRNKTDISDAHQLAKNHFKNDYFQTYREDSYYEQMRTMSRRYDEIMKEKIQYKNRLHASLQLSFPDFDTAFINKSKLYYNLVQVFPHPNLILKRSKTVIKNRIKKCTKKNYSLKKLEERAILLIEIAKDSFPAVDETDYSCELVRDYAKKILEMEEEQDEIIQRMTEMSKDRKEYRILRSFPGIKDKLACRIIAELGDLTRFKNNKQLNAYAGIDIVRYQSGNMEYKDRINKRGNSRLRGILYFMIVSMLSAKGKQINHLVDYYYKLKKQPYNKHHKVAVVACMNKFLKVAFHLIQNDLLYDYEKASSQQ; from the coding sequence ATGAGATGCGTTATTGCTTTCGACGTTAGTCGAAAGAGTAGTACCATGGCCGCTTACAACGAGCAAGGTAACTGTGAATTTGAAGGGAGGTTAATTCATTCAAAAACGGGATTCTCTAATTTAAGTAAAATCATTAAAGATCTAAGTGAAAAGAATAATTATACCTTAGAATTTGTTTTTGAAGCGACTGGAGTATATTCGGCTGCTTTAGAACGATTCTTACGAGAGAATAATCTCGTTTATTATTCTTTAAATCCTTTATTAGCACACCTTAACACCCAATCTCTAAGAAGAAACAAAACAGATATAAGTGATGCGCATCAACTGGCTAAGAATCATTTTAAAAACGATTATTTCCAAACTTATCGCGAAGATTCTTATTACGAACAGATGCGTACAATGTCACGTCGCTATGATGAGATTATGAAAGAGAAGATTCAGTACAAAAATCGACTACATGCATCATTACAATTATCTTTCCCAGACTTTGATACGGCTTTTATTAACAAATCAAAACTTTATTATAATCTTGTACAAGTATTCCCTCACCCAAACTTGATATTAAAACGATCTAAAACAGTTATTAAAAATCGTATTAAAAAATGCACTAAGAAAAACTATTCATTAAAAAAGTTAGAGGAAAGAGCAATTTTATTGATTGAAATCGCAAAGGATTCATTTCCAGCAGTTGATGAAACAGACTATTCTTGTGAGTTAGTAAGGGATTATGCCAAGAAAATATTAGAGATGGAGGAAGAGCAAGATGAAATCATTCAAAGAATGACAGAAATGTCAAAAGACCGTAAAGAATACAGGATCCTTCGGTCATTTCCCGGAATAAAAGATAAATTAGCCTGTAGAATCATAGCTGAACTAGGGGATTTAACACGTTTTAAAAATAATAAACAACTAAATGCATACGCCGGTATAGATATCGTAAGATATCAGTCTGGAAATATGGAGTATAAAGATCGTATAAATAAACGAGGTAATAGTAGACTGCGTGGTATTTTGTATTTTATGATTGTCTCAATGCTTTCTGCTAAAGGAAAACAAATAAATCATTTAGTTGATTATTATTATAAATTAAAAAAACAACCCTATAATAAGCATCATAAGGTTGCAGTAGTCGCTTGTATGAATAAATTCTTGAAAGTCGCATTTCATCTTATTCAAAACGACCTATTGTATGATTATGAGAAAGCTTCAAGCCAACAATAA
- a CDS encoding acyl-CoA thioesterase produces the protein MKRIKTPIQVRYQETDQMGVVYHANYLVWFEIGRTAFIEALGLSYAEMEQEGVVSPVTRVEADYKKPIRYGESVYVETWLDYYDGLRTTYAYHVLNEKGDIAVSGKTDHVIVNLENFRPLSVRRRFPLWHEKYLTALGAEE, from the coding sequence ATGAAAAGGATTAAAACGCCAATTCAGGTGCGCTATCAAGAAACCGATCAAATGGGTGTCGTGTATCATGCGAATTATCTCGTATGGTTTGAAATTGGTCGAACTGCATTCATCGAGGCTTTAGGACTATCTTACGCTGAAATGGAGCAAGAGGGCGTTGTATCACCAGTAACTCGAGTCGAAGCTGATTATAAGAAGCCAATTCGATATGGAGAGTCAGTATATGTTGAAACATGGCTTGATTATTATGATGGACTGAGAACGACATATGCATATCACGTACTTAACGAAAAAGGGGATATTGCTGTTAGTGGTAAAACAGATCACGTAATCGTCAATCTAGAAAATTTCCGACCATTATCTGTTAGACGAAGATTTCCGTTATGGCATGAAAAGTATTTAACTGCTTTAGGAGCTGAGGAGTAA